A part of Vespula pensylvanica isolate Volc-1 chromosome 20, ASM1446617v1, whole genome shotgun sequence genomic DNA contains:
- the LOC122636175 gene encoding uncharacterized protein LOC122636175 produces MCDRSKWKPRSYCYSTKKIKSVPRTKWEREITSDEDYWRQYVREKEKNLIVRDSHPNLTRFPSVQRYPRTLCRGIRNNVDANNIDESIGNERKPLVESLTNVPSYRLSSFTEENDFANIREPVVTVLPPAPSKRPTKTFSTRKEERKRALAEDISFRKEFSSLVRVNVRNASREQAKVDETRSREDPSFRENDRPNGEKSSRSRTDETLLKAANKNYLESPDDREAFTFDDIDVNSDLENKSNYPICALKKRTEGNKGSSTDDDFSKYFVRSAREALKRVTKHSRSANREVNKTTKKVARKGRSEKYEKEFINVSSISLKPLFSFDRVEEDVGDDSPRTSLTADFLNGLPKMSHFPRKKRDRCLSCLYKSLEEIGASSRKDAYERRKGREEEGKQHRRDVSVERESNGDVSSDEFEDERNRSDFGAREKVGFAMERSGECSDIAEEKKLGLPSAEEGAERGKTSVDRVTETEGRLPVPELESTCPEGKRIAFKSISASSRGTSDSDEDDSSVDLIEYSSTKSKHRPACHAPTILSHTLEPLRALRSRKSTSVQARVALDESTESPKIVADGKSREIASKGTGQKATLTDTKRGKEQGDSKRVKKLTKVESVSENLITDVEVNEAKEKSLFARSSSCRDFERILRDSTKGTELASPPGLCSLAEDGPFRCLFSKGEIEETLRDLEEREASPTFALSALCDMFLNRISESSDKRDRRRDNVAKRLVKLLVESRRYSNPDKFPSDLIFSSKQRPLLTCQRLRSILPLDSYNLIAPLLGIPEYHPRFSSIHEKLKPAKKPSDKSDSLPDILDDLIVHPPSSRDSAISSETIETTRYNPYGLFLRKERRKAVVWRPLTEFDLKGYDPQATLRMRADKITTDICKEFCDWLRSLGGFERGIDERILKDMFEISFSADACKTTQVNVKEMATVPTDVALARMCHEASVLATTRKQLERDAKAESRPKRTLAFGTSMPIDLLFVPPTNRVRERWLECKNVPRELETMDIVWNGITHLESVQAFVKWLHRHPEVSPPKVFKRAVLPKDVRKFVKKRHAEM; encoded by the exons ATgtgcgatcgatcgaaatggaAGCCGAGGTCGTATTGTTACTCcacgaagaagataaaatccGTTCCGAGAACAAA GTGGGAACGTGAAATCACGTCGGACGAAGATTATTGGCGGCAATACgttcgcgagaaagagaaaaatctgaTAGTAAGAGATTCCCATCCAAACTTAACCCGTTTCCCTTCGGTCCAAAGATATCCTCGAACTTTGTGTCGTGGGATTCGTAATAACGTAGACGCGAATAATATCGACGAATCGATTGGTAACGAAAGAAAACCTCTCGTAGAATCCTTAACGAATGTTCCATCTTATAGGTTAAGCTCGTTTACCGAAGAGAACGATTTCGCGAATATTAGAGAGCCCGTGGTTACGGTCCTTCCTCCTGCGCCATCGAAACGACCTACTAAAACATTTAGTACGCGCAAAGAGGAGCGCAAGAGAGCTCTTGCCGAAGATATATcgtttcgaaaagaattttcctcTCTTGTTCGTGTAAACGTTCGTAATGCTTCGAGGGAGCAGGCGAAAGTTGACGAAACTCGTTCGAGAGAAGATCCTTCCTTTCGCGAAAACGATCGCCCGAATGGCGAGAAGTCGTCGAGGAGTCGAACCGACGAGACTCTTTTAAAGGCCGCGAATAAAAACTACTTA GAATCGCCCGACGATCGAGAAGCTTTTACTTTCGACGACATCGACGTTAACTCGGATTTAGAAAATAAGTCCAATTACCCGATATGCGCGCTAAAGAAACGTACCGAAGGAAACAAAGGATCCTCGACCGACGACgacttttcaaaatatttcgttcgatctgCTCGCGAAGCCTTGAAACGCGTGACGAAACATTCGCGTTCCGCGAATCGGGAAGTAAACAAAACGACGAAGAAGGTCGCAAGAAAGGGGCGTTcggagaaatatgaaaaagagttTATAAACGTTTCCTCGATCTCGTTGAAACCGCTATTTAGTTTCGATCGCGTCGAAGAAGATGTCGGAGACGATTCGCCGCGTACGAGTCTAACGGCGGATTTTCTAAACGGATTACCAAAGATGTCGCATTTTCCACGAAAGAAACGCGATCGATGTCTCTCGTGTTTATATAAATCCCTCGAGGAGATCGGCGCGTCCTCGAGAAAGGACGCGTACGAGAGGAGGAAGGGCCGGGAGGAAGAGGGGAAGCAGCATCGGCGAGACGTATCCGTCGAGCGCGAGAGCAATGGCGACGTTAGTTCCGACGAGTTCGAAGACGAACGAAATCGGAGTGATTTCGGCGCGCGCGAGAAGGTTGGATTCGCGATGGAGCGTAGCGGCGAATGCAGCGATATCgcggaggaaaagaaattgggCTTGCCGAGTGCAGAAGAAGGAGCCGAAAGAGGGAAGACGTCCGTCGATCGAGTTACGGAGACGGAAGGACGCCTGCCAGTTCCGGAATTGGAATCAACGTGTCCAGAAGGTAAGAGGATCGCTTTCAAATCCATCTCCGCGTCGTCGAGAGGTACCTCTGATTCGGACGAGGACGACTCGAGCGTCGATTTGATCGAGTATTCGTCGACGAAATCGAAGCACAGACCGGCCTGTCACGCACCGACCATTTTGTCTCACACCTTGGAGCCTCTCAGAGCGTTGAGATCGAGAAAGTCGACGAGCGTGCAAGCACGCGTGGCTCTCGACGAATCGACCGAATCGCCGAAGATCGTGGCCGACGGGAAGAGTCGCGAGATCGCGTCGAAAGGAACGGGCCAAAAGGCGACCCTGACGGATAcgaagagagggaaggagcAGGGTGATTCGAAGCGGGTTAAAAAATTGACCAAAGTCGAATCGGTTTCGGAGAATCTGATCACCGATGTCGAAGTCAACGAAGCGAAGGAAAAATCTCTGTTCGCGAGGAGCTCCAGTTGTAGAGATTTCGAGCGGATTTTAAGGGATTCTACGAAAGGTACGGAGCTAGCGTCGCCGCCGGGCTTGTGCTCGTTGGCCGAGGACGGACCGTTTCGTTGTTTGTTTTCGAAAGGGGAGATCGAGGAGACGTTAAGAGATTTGGAGGAACGTGAGGCATCGCCGACGTTCGCGTTGTCCGCTCTTTGCGACatgtttttaaatcgaatatcaGAGTCGAGCGATAAGCGAGATAGGAGGCGCGATAACGTAGCGAAACGCTTGGTGAAATTATTGGTAGAATCGAGACGTTATTCGAATCCTGACAAGTTCCCGTCTGACCTGATATTTTCCTCGAAACAGCGACCGTTGTTGACCTGTCAGCGATTAAGGAGCATCCTACCCCTCGATTCTTACAATCTGATCGCACCTTTGCTGGGAATACCCGAATACCACCCGAGGTTCTCCTCCATTCACGAGAAACTCAAACCGGCGAAGAAACCATCCGACAAATCGGATTCGCTTCCGGATATTCTGGACGATCtaatc GTACATCCGCCGTCTTCGAGGGACAGCGCGATCTCGTCCGAAACGATCGAGACGACCCGATACAATCCTTACGGACTTTTCCTGCGGAAAGAGAGACGCAAG GCTGTCGTTTGGCGTCCCTTGACGGAATTCGACTTAAAGGGCTACGATCCGCAAGCCACTCTTCGCATGAGGGCCGACAAGATTACCACGGACATATGTAAGGAATTTTGCGATTGGTTGAGGAGCTTAGGAGGCTTCGAAAGAGGCATCGACGAGAGGATTCTCAAGGACATGTTCGAAATTAGTTTTTCAGCGGACGCGTGTAAAACGACTCAA GTCAATGTGAAAGAGATGGCTACCGTTCCGACGGACGTGGCATTGGCGAGAATGTGTCACGAGGCGAGCGTATTGGCAACGACGAGGAAACAACTCGAGAGGGATGCCAAGGCTGAAAGCAGACCCAAACGCACCTTGGCATTTGGCACGTCGATGCCGATCGATCTGTTGTTCGTACCGCCTACCAATCGCGTTCGAGAAAGGTGGCTCGAATGTAAAAACGTGCCTCGAGAACTCGAAACGATGGACATAGTTTGGAACGGGATAACTCATTTGGAGAGCGTGCAAGCTTTCGTAAAGTGGTTACACAGGCACCCGGAG GTTAGCCCACCTAAAGTATTCAAACGTGCCGTACTTCCGAAAGACGTCCGAAAGTTCGTCAAGAAAAGACACGCGGAGATGTAA